From Camelina sativa cultivar DH55 chromosome 7, Cs, whole genome shotgun sequence, one genomic window encodes:
- the LOC104700970 gene encoding serine/threonine-protein kinase Nek1 isoform X3 — MALDYLHTNHILHRDVKCSNIFLTKEKDIRLGDFGLAKILTSDNLTSSVVGTPSYMCPELLADIPYGSKSDIWSLGCCIYEMAYLKPAFKAFDMQALINKINKTIVSPLPAKYSGSFRGLVKSMLRKNPEVRPSASDLLRHPHLQPYVLDVKLRLNNLRRRKTLPPQLPNSKGIMKKAHFSEPAVTCPAFGERRHSSLWNDRALNPEAEEDTASSIKCISRRVSDLSIESSSKGTVIYKQVSSSAYNVSKYPLAKTSAASRRTMETGRRFEHLHPVSGGTTSKLVFSSRRTSLPFTKRATTQEAAAYNPTVGILQKVKSPEYSINEPQVDKIGIFPLAPYEQDIFFTPMQRKTSSKSSSVSDRSITKDKCTVETCKSGSDNITRWQGIQHNMLEYISDGSSSSDQNATAGASSQTTSSNTRRCRFDPSSYRQRADALEGLLEFSARLLQEGRYDELNVLLKPFGPGKVSPRETAIWIAKSLKENQDKAKTADLKC; from the exons ATGGCCCTTGATTACTTACACACGAACCATATTCTTCATCGTGATGTCAAG TGTTCTAACATATTCTTGACCAAGGAGAAAGATATACGCCTTG GTGATTTTGGGTTAGCCAAGATTCTAACATCCGACAATCTCACTTCCTCC GTTGTCGGAACTCCCAGCTATATGTGCCCTGAGCTTCTAGCTGATATACCTTATGGTTCTAAATCTGACATTTGGTCTTTAG GATGCTGTATATATGAGATGGCTTATCTTAAGCCGGCATTTAAAGCATTT GATATGCAAGCACTGATTAATAAGATAAACAAGACAATTGTATCTCCGCTCCCCGCAAAATATTCTGGTTCATT CCGAGGTCTTGTCAAAAGCATGCTGCGAAAAAACCCAGAAGTTCGGCCATCT GCCTCAGATTTACTTAGACATCCACATCTTCAACCTTACGTTCTAGATGTCAAGCTCAGGCTCAATAACCTGAGGAGACGCAAAACATTACCGCCTCAGTTGCCAAATTCTAAGGGGATTATGAAGAAAGCTCATTTTTCTGAACCCGCTGTCACTTGTCCGGCCTTTGGGGAGAGACGACATAGTTCTCTCTGGAATGATAGAGCTTTGAATCCGGAAGCTGAAGAAGACACTGCATCATCTATCAAATGTATAAGTCGCAGGGTTTCAGATTTATCAATTGAGAGCAGCAGTAAAGGAACAGTGATATATAAGCAAGTTTCTTCAAGTGCATATAATGTCTCGAAGTATCCTCTTGCAAAAACTTCAGCGGCATCCAGAAGAACCATGGAAACAGGAAGGAGATTCGAACACTTG CATCCAGTTTCAGGCGGTACCACCAGCAAGTTAGTTTTTTCGTCTCGCCGGACTTCTCTACCATTCACGAAAAGGGCTACAACCCAAGAAGCTGCAGCATACAATCCAACAGTTGGGATCTTGCAGAAAGTGAAGTCTCCAGAATATTCCATTAATGAGCCACAAGTTGATAAGATTGGTATTTTTCCGTTAGCTCCATATGAACAGGACATCTTCTTTACTCCCATGCAAAGGAAAACATCGTCCAAAAGCTCATCTGTCTCAGACCGCTCTATAACAAAAGACAAATGCACAGTTGAAACGTGTAAATCAGGATCTGATAACATCACAAGGTGGCAGGGTATCCAACACAACATGTTAGAATACATAAGCGACGGGTCATCATCATCTGATCAAAATGCAACTGCGGGTGCATCAAGCCAGACCACATCATCTAACACAAGAAGATGTCGATTTGACCCATCATCGTATCGTCAACGAGCTGATGCTTTGGAGGGCTTGCTCGAGTTTAGTGCCAGATTGTTACAAGAAGGGAGATATGATGAACTCAACGTGTTGCTTAAGCCTTTTGGCCCAGGTAAGGTGTCTCCCAGAGAAACCGCTATATGGATCGCAAAGAGCTTGAAGGAGAATCAGGACAAGGCAAAAACGGCAGATCTAAAATGTTAA
- the LOC104700969 gene encoding uncharacterized protein LOC104700969 (The sequence of the model RefSeq protein was modified relative to this genomic sequence to represent the inferred CDS: added 47 bases not found in genome assembly) yields MASATFSFCPLSQSHSHSHIHSSLIKPTPFLRYGKKLHHHIFITISYPTHHHPRYLAVSRDDAATPLPSSDQTQETETKEVEDTIEKRRMEEKFAVLNTGIYECRSCGYKYDESAGDPSYPIPPGFQFDKLPEDWRCPTCGAAQSFFESKMVEIAGFAQNQQYGLGGNALTGGQKTGLIFGSLLLFFMLFLSGYFIQ; encoded by the exons ATGGCGAGTGCTACCTTCTCCTTCTGCCCTCTCTCCCAGTCCCATTCCCATTCCCATATCCATTCTTCTCTCATCAAACCGACGCCGTTTCTCAGATATGGCAAGAAACTACACCACCAcatcttcatcaccatctcTTATCCAACTCACCATCATCCTCGTTACTTAGCCGTTTCCAGAGACGATGCCGCGACGCCTCTTCCTTCTTCCGACCAAACCCAAGAAACAGAGACCAAAGAAGTCGAAGACACTATAGAGAAACGAAGGATGGAGGAGAAGTTTGCTGTTCTAAACACTGGCATCTACGAGTGTAGATCATGTGGGTACAAGTACGATGAATCAGCGGGTGACCC ATTGGAGATGTCCAACGTGTGGAGCTGCTCAGAGTTTCTTTGAGAGCAAAATGGTTGAGATTGCTGGTTTTGCTCAGAATCAGCAATATGGACTTGGTGGCAATGCTCTTACTGGTGGTCAGAAGACTGGTTTAATCTTTGGCTCTCTTTTACTCTTCTTTATGCTTTTTTTGAGCGGCTATTTCatccaatga
- the LOC104700970 gene encoding serine/threonine-protein kinase Nek1 isoform X1: MELYEILEQIGKGSFGSALLVRHKHEKKKYVLKKIRLARQTQRTRRSAHQEMELISKMRHPFIVEYKDSWVEKACYVCIVIGYCEGGDMAEAIKKANGVHFQEEKLCKWLVQLLMALDYLHTNHILHRDVKCSNIFLTKEKDIRLGDFGLAKILTSDNLTSSVVGTPSYMCPELLADIPYGSKSDIWSLGCCIYEMAYLKPAFKAFDMQALINKINKTIVSPLPAKYSGSFRGLVKSMLRKNPEVRPSASDLLRHPHLQPYVLDVKLRLNNLRRRKTLPPQLPNSKGIMKKAHFSEPAVTCPAFGERRHSSLWNDRALNPEAEEDTASSIKCISRRVSDLSIESSSKGTVIYKQVSSSAYNVSKYPLAKTSAASRRTMETGRRFEHLHPVSGGTTSKLVFSSRRTSLPFTKRATTQEAAAYNPTVGILQKVKSPEYSINEPQVDKIGIFPLAPYEQDIFFTPMQRKTSSKSSSVSDRSITKDKCTVETCKSGSDNITRWQGIQHNMLEYISDGSSSSDQNATAGASSQTTSSNTRRCRFDPSSYRQRADALEGLLEFSARLLQEGRYDELNVLLKPFGPGKVSPRETAIWIAKSLKENQDKAKTADLKC, translated from the exons ATGGAACTGTATGAGATTCTCGAGCAAATAGGAAAAGGATCTTTCGGGTCAGCTCTTCTAGTGAGACATAAGCATGAGAAGAAAAA ATATGTATTGAAAAAGATCCGTCTTGCCCGGCAAACTCAAAGGACCAGACGATCTGCGCATCAAGAG ATGGAGCTCATCTCGAAAATGCGGCATCCATTTATTGTGGAATACAAAGATTCTTGGGTGGAAAAG GCTTGCTATGTGTGCATCGTCATAGGTTATTGTGAAGGAGGGGACAt GGCAGAAGCCATCAAGAAAGCCAATGGTGTGCATTTTCAGGAAGAG AAACTGTGCAAGTGGCTTGTTCAGCTTCTGATGGCCCTTGATTACTTACACACGAACCATATTCTTCATCGTGATGTCAAG TGTTCTAACATATTCTTGACCAAGGAGAAAGATATACGCCTTG GTGATTTTGGGTTAGCCAAGATTCTAACATCCGACAATCTCACTTCCTCC GTTGTCGGAACTCCCAGCTATATGTGCCCTGAGCTTCTAGCTGATATACCTTATGGTTCTAAATCTGACATTTGGTCTTTAG GATGCTGTATATATGAGATGGCTTATCTTAAGCCGGCATTTAAAGCATTT GATATGCAAGCACTGATTAATAAGATAAACAAGACAATTGTATCTCCGCTCCCCGCAAAATATTCTGGTTCATT CCGAGGTCTTGTCAAAAGCATGCTGCGAAAAAACCCAGAAGTTCGGCCATCT GCCTCAGATTTACTTAGACATCCACATCTTCAACCTTACGTTCTAGATGTCAAGCTCAGGCTCAATAACCTGAGGAGACGCAAAACATTACCGCCTCAGTTGCCAAATTCTAAGGGGATTATGAAGAAAGCTCATTTTTCTGAACCCGCTGTCACTTGTCCGGCCTTTGGGGAGAGACGACATAGTTCTCTCTGGAATGATAGAGCTTTGAATCCGGAAGCTGAAGAAGACACTGCATCATCTATCAAATGTATAAGTCGCAGGGTTTCAGATTTATCAATTGAGAGCAGCAGTAAAGGAACAGTGATATATAAGCAAGTTTCTTCAAGTGCATATAATGTCTCGAAGTATCCTCTTGCAAAAACTTCAGCGGCATCCAGAAGAACCATGGAAACAGGAAGGAGATTCGAACACTTG CATCCAGTTTCAGGCGGTACCACCAGCAAGTTAGTTTTTTCGTCTCGCCGGACTTCTCTACCATTCACGAAAAGGGCTACAACCCAAGAAGCTGCAGCATACAATCCAACAGTTGGGATCTTGCAGAAAGTGAAGTCTCCAGAATATTCCATTAATGAGCCACAAGTTGATAAGATTGGTATTTTTCCGTTAGCTCCATATGAACAGGACATCTTCTTTACTCCCATGCAAAGGAAAACATCGTCCAAAAGCTCATCTGTCTCAGACCGCTCTATAACAAAAGACAAATGCACAGTTGAAACGTGTAAATCAGGATCTGATAACATCACAAGGTGGCAGGGTATCCAACACAACATGTTAGAATACATAAGCGACGGGTCATCATCATCTGATCAAAATGCAACTGCGGGTGCATCAAGCCAGACCACATCATCTAACACAAGAAGATGTCGATTTGACCCATCATCGTATCGTCAACGAGCTGATGCTTTGGAGGGCTTGCTCGAGTTTAGTGCCAGATTGTTACAAGAAGGGAGATATGATGAACTCAACGTGTTGCTTAAGCCTTTTGGCCCAGGTAAGGTGTCTCCCAGAGAAACCGCTATATGGATCGCAAAGAGCTTGAAGGAGAATCAGGACAAGGCAAAAACGGCAGATCTAAAATGTTAA
- the LOC104700970 gene encoding serine/threonine-protein kinase Nek1 isoform X2 — translation MELISKMRHPFIVEYKDSWVEKACYVCIVIGYCEGGDMAEAIKKANGVHFQEEKLCKWLVQLLMALDYLHTNHILHRDVKCSNIFLTKEKDIRLGDFGLAKILTSDNLTSSVVGTPSYMCPELLADIPYGSKSDIWSLGCCIYEMAYLKPAFKAFDMQALINKINKTIVSPLPAKYSGSFRGLVKSMLRKNPEVRPSASDLLRHPHLQPYVLDVKLRLNNLRRRKTLPPQLPNSKGIMKKAHFSEPAVTCPAFGERRHSSLWNDRALNPEAEEDTASSIKCISRRVSDLSIESSSKGTVIYKQVSSSAYNVSKYPLAKTSAASRRTMETGRRFEHLHPVSGGTTSKLVFSSRRTSLPFTKRATTQEAAAYNPTVGILQKVKSPEYSINEPQVDKIGIFPLAPYEQDIFFTPMQRKTSSKSSSVSDRSITKDKCTVETCKSGSDNITRWQGIQHNMLEYISDGSSSSDQNATAGASSQTTSSNTRRCRFDPSSYRQRADALEGLLEFSARLLQEGRYDELNVLLKPFGPGKVSPRETAIWIAKSLKENQDKAKTADLKC, via the exons ATGGAGCTCATCTCGAAAATGCGGCATCCATTTATTGTGGAATACAAAGATTCTTGGGTGGAAAAG GCTTGCTATGTGTGCATCGTCATAGGTTATTGTGAAGGAGGGGACAt GGCAGAAGCCATCAAGAAAGCCAATGGTGTGCATTTTCAGGAAGAG AAACTGTGCAAGTGGCTTGTTCAGCTTCTGATGGCCCTTGATTACTTACACACGAACCATATTCTTCATCGTGATGTCAAG TGTTCTAACATATTCTTGACCAAGGAGAAAGATATACGCCTTG GTGATTTTGGGTTAGCCAAGATTCTAACATCCGACAATCTCACTTCCTCC GTTGTCGGAACTCCCAGCTATATGTGCCCTGAGCTTCTAGCTGATATACCTTATGGTTCTAAATCTGACATTTGGTCTTTAG GATGCTGTATATATGAGATGGCTTATCTTAAGCCGGCATTTAAAGCATTT GATATGCAAGCACTGATTAATAAGATAAACAAGACAATTGTATCTCCGCTCCCCGCAAAATATTCTGGTTCATT CCGAGGTCTTGTCAAAAGCATGCTGCGAAAAAACCCAGAAGTTCGGCCATCT GCCTCAGATTTACTTAGACATCCACATCTTCAACCTTACGTTCTAGATGTCAAGCTCAGGCTCAATAACCTGAGGAGACGCAAAACATTACCGCCTCAGTTGCCAAATTCTAAGGGGATTATGAAGAAAGCTCATTTTTCTGAACCCGCTGTCACTTGTCCGGCCTTTGGGGAGAGACGACATAGTTCTCTCTGGAATGATAGAGCTTTGAATCCGGAAGCTGAAGAAGACACTGCATCATCTATCAAATGTATAAGTCGCAGGGTTTCAGATTTATCAATTGAGAGCAGCAGTAAAGGAACAGTGATATATAAGCAAGTTTCTTCAAGTGCATATAATGTCTCGAAGTATCCTCTTGCAAAAACTTCAGCGGCATCCAGAAGAACCATGGAAACAGGAAGGAGATTCGAACACTTG CATCCAGTTTCAGGCGGTACCACCAGCAAGTTAGTTTTTTCGTCTCGCCGGACTTCTCTACCATTCACGAAAAGGGCTACAACCCAAGAAGCTGCAGCATACAATCCAACAGTTGGGATCTTGCAGAAAGTGAAGTCTCCAGAATATTCCATTAATGAGCCACAAGTTGATAAGATTGGTATTTTTCCGTTAGCTCCATATGAACAGGACATCTTCTTTACTCCCATGCAAAGGAAAACATCGTCCAAAAGCTCATCTGTCTCAGACCGCTCTATAACAAAAGACAAATGCACAGTTGAAACGTGTAAATCAGGATCTGATAACATCACAAGGTGGCAGGGTATCCAACACAACATGTTAGAATACATAAGCGACGGGTCATCATCATCTGATCAAAATGCAACTGCGGGTGCATCAAGCCAGACCACATCATCTAACACAAGAAGATGTCGATTTGACCCATCATCGTATCGTCAACGAGCTGATGCTTTGGAGGGCTTGCTCGAGTTTAGTGCCAGATTGTTACAAGAAGGGAGATATGATGAACTCAACGTGTTGCTTAAGCCTTTTGGCCCAGGTAAGGTGTCTCCCAGAGAAACCGCTATATGGATCGCAAAGAGCTTGAAGGAGAATCAGGACAAGGCAAAAACGGCAGATCTAAAATGTTAA